A window of Chryseobacterium sp. IHB B 17019 genomic DNA:
CGCCCTTTTTCCTTCCCTAGTTTCAATACTGATAATATAGCTGCCGGATTGAAGATGTCTTACATCAATTACATTGTTATCTAATTTGCTGTGTACTTTTCTTCCTGTAGCATCATAAATTTCCGTATTCCTGATTTCAGATTTTGATTTTATCGTAATAAAATCTGTTGCAGGATTTGGATAAATATCTATCTGAATTTTATTTCCAACCTCAGAAGTTGCCAATATGGTAGGAGAAGTTACTTTTACATCATCCAAGAATAAATACTGCAATTCAGTTCCATAATGCCTAAAGTAAAGTATTACAGTTTGCCCAGCAAAGCTTGACAGGTCAATGGTTTTTTCCAAAGCCGTATTTCCTGTAGTAACTGTTTCTGTAAATACTGGTGTAAGTGCTGTTGTAAATGTACCTGAAGCCGGCAATACATAAACATTATAGATATTATCAGGTATGATTATACCGGGAGATTCGTATGCTGCTACCTTATAAGTCAAGGTAGATGACCCCGTTGGCAAGGTGAGCGCAGGAGATACCAATAAATTATCAAAAGGTGAATTATTGTCTCCGAAAGAAACTGCAACATCGCCCGAGAAACCCATTGGACCTGCTAAGCTTACTGTTCCGCTTTGCCAACGATTTGTGATATCACCATTATTAAGGTTTTGTGTACTCCAGTTTGGAGGTAATTGATCTGACACAGGAGTATCAAAAGTTTCGTCGAAAATTGTTGTCTGTGCACTTAGACTTGCTACTGTTAAAGTGCAAAAAAGAAAAATTGATTTCATCATAATGTAATTATTAAAAGATTATTTTTTTTTCACTAAAAACAGAATATATTTAAGAAATATTTAATATAATATTCTTATACGTATTCCTTCTTAATAAAATTATTTTAACTCATTATAAAATCAAACTTATAATTCTAAAAAATGTGAATCACTCACAAAAAACTTCCTTTTGCATTTTTTTGGTGTTATTTTTTAATCGGATTTAATTATTTATTGAAAAAAATAAAAGCGCTCCTTCCGAAGCGCTTTGGTTATTTTAACAAAATTTAGAAAATTTTAGTCTTTTTTGATGAATTTTGAAGAGGTTTTCCCTTCTTTGGTATTTATATTTAAGATATAACTCCCCGGAAGAAGATTTCTTACATCTACTTTATCAGATTTCAGCTGGCTGCCAACTTTTCTTCCTGTAGCATCATAAACTTCTGTACTGATGATTTCAGATTTTGATTTAATACTAATAAAATCTGTTGCAGGATTTGGATAAATACCTGTCTGAGCTTTATTCTGAGTTTCGGAAGTCGCTAATACAGAAGATGAGGTAACTTTCACATCATCCATAAAAAGGTACTTAATTCCGCTATTAAAATGTCTAAAATATATTTTTACAGCTTGCCCTGCAAAGCTTGACAGGTCAATGGTTTTCTCTGAAATTGTATCTACCGTAGTAATAGTCTCGGTAAATAGCGGAGTAAGTGTTGAAGTAAATGTACTTGAAGCCGGCAATACATAAACATTATAGGTACTGTTTGCTGATCCTGAACCAAAAAATGAGCTTAATGCCACTTTATATGTTAAAGTAGATGCTCCCGCCGGTATGCTGATCGCAGGAGACGCAAGTAAAACATCAAAATTATTGCCAGAACAATACGCAGTATTACCTGAAAAACCTATTGCAGCTGTTGCACTTGTAAAATCACCGCTGCGCCAGCGGCCTGCATTACCATTAAGGTCTTGCCAAGCCCAGTTTGGGGCTAACATGGTGGAACCGTCCACTGTATTGAACTCTTCTAAAAAAACTGTTGTCTGAGCATTTAAACCCGCAATAGCTGCTGTTAATGCTCCAAAAAGTAAAATTGATTTCATCATAATGTATGTATAAAGATTAACGACAAAAATATTTTATCGGATTACTAAAACAAACTTTTAATTTAAAAAATTGTGATTTTCTACGAAAAGGCTTAATTGAAAGGCTTTTTGTTGTTATTTTTTAATCATATTAACTTTTTTATTGAAAAAAATAAAAGCGTTCCTTTTGAAAACGCTTTAGATATTTTAAAAGATTACAGAAAATCTCTAATCTTTTTTGATGAATTTTGAAGAGGCTTTCCCTTCTTTGGTATTTACATTTAAAATATAATTTCCTGGCAGAAGATTTTTTACATCTACCTTATCAGATTTCAGCTGGCTGCCTACTTTTCTTCCTGTAGCATCATAGATTTCTGTGCTGATGATTTCAGATTTTGATTTAATGGTAATAAAATCTGTTGCAGGGTTTGGATAAATACCTACCTGAGTTTTATTACCCGTTTCAGAAGTTCCTAATACTGTAGGTGCAGTAACATTTACATCATCTAAAGCCATATACATTTCAGAGGTATTACTGTGCCTAAAATAAAGTTTAACATTCTGTCCTGCAAAGGAAGCTAAGCTAATAGTTTTTGTAATAGCCTGATCAGGAACAGTAATTACCTCTTCCAGCACAGGTGTTCCAGAGCCTGTGAAGGTAGTTGCGGCAGGCAATATATATAGTGCATAATGTGCATTACCCGGATACTGCCCTCCCAATGTAATAACACCAACTTTATATGTTAATGTAGAAGCTCCTCCAAGAGGTAAATTTACCTGCGGAGAAATTAACAGATCTTCAGGATTAGTACTGTTTGTATTTGACAAAGCAACTTGCCCCGTAAATCCCATAGGACTCAATAAACTATTAACTGCTGTAATAGAAGAATACCAAGGATCATCCATATCCGGGCTGGTCCAACCTGGTGGAAGACTGTTATCATCTGCAGCCACTGTAAATGTTTCATTAAGAAGCACTGTCTGGGCTTTTACATGCAAAAATGCAACTGAAAATGCACTCAAAAGTAGTATTTGTCTAATCATAATGTATAAATATTAAAAAGTTTAAACTATTTATTGTAAGATCAATAATCAAAAACTTAATACAGAATTTTTTATTGCTATTTTTTAATTGAAATAAAGGCACTCCTTTCGAAGCACCTTAGCTATTTTAAAAGTTCTAGTTTTTTTTAATAAATTTTGAAGAGGTTTTCCCTTCTTTCGTATTTACATTTAAAATATAACTTCCTGGAAGAAGGTTTCTTACATCTACTTTATCAGATTTCGGCTGGCTGCTTACTTTTCTTCCTGTAGCATCATAAACTTCTGTGCTGATGATTTCAGATTTTGATTTAATAGTAATAAAATCTGTTGCAGGGTTTGGATAAATACCTACCTGTTCTTTATTGCTAGTTTCAGAAGTTCCCAGTACCATAGATGAGGTTACATTTACATCATCTAGTATAAGAATCTGAAAAGCAGTGCTGAGATGCCTGAAATAAAGTTTTACAGCCTGACCTGCAAAGCTTGACAGGTCTATTGTTTTTGTTATAGCCGTATTTCCTGTAGTAATAGTTTCTGTAAGCACTGGCGTAAGAGTTGAAGTAAAGGTACTTGAAGCTGGCAACACATAGACCATATAAGTATTATTAGCTATAATAGGTGTAAAATAAGCAGAAGATTCGAATGCGGCTACCTTATAAGTCAAAGTAGAAGAACTTGCCGGCAATACGATTGATGGAGAAATAAGTAAGTTATCAAGATCTGATCCGCCCGACCCTGCAGTATCACCGGAGAATCCCATTGGATCTGTTGAAGCTGTTTCATCTTGACTCCTCCAACCTACTGAGGATGTACTGTTGTTTAGATTTTGAAAAGCCCAGCCCGGAGCTAAAGTTCCGGAAGATGTTTGAAATGTTTCATTAAAAATTGTTGTTTGGGCATTTAGACTTACAGCCGCTGCAGCTAATGCTCCAAAGAGTAAAAGTGATTTCATCATAATGTAATAATTAAAGTTTTATTTTTTTATATAGAGATTAATATCCCTAAAATTCAGATTTAAAAGATTCTAGTTCTTTTTAATAAATTTTGAAGAGGTTTTCCCTTCTTTCGTATTTATATTTAAAATATAGTTTCCTGGAAGAAGGTTTCTTACATCTACTTTATCAGATTTCAGCTGACTGCCTACTTTTCTTCCTGTAGCATCATAAACTTCTGTGCTGATGATTTCAGATTTTGATTTAATAGTAATAAAATCTGTTGCAGGGTTTGGATAAATACCTACCTGTTCTTTATTACCGGTTTCAGAAGTTCCCAATGTGGCAGAAGTTATTGTAACATTATCTAAAAGCAAAGTTTGCAAATCGGTTGGATAATGTCGGAAATATAATTTAACAGATTGTCCTGCAAAAGAGGAAATATCGATTGTCTTTGTAATTGCTACATCACCTGTTGTAATCGTTTCTGTAATTATTGGCGTCTCTGTTCCTGTATAAGTATTTGCAGCAGGCAATACATAAACAGCATAGCGACTATTAGGTGTTAAAAATCCATCTGAAGTAAACTCTCCCACCTGAAACGTTAACGTTAAAGATCCTGCAGGCAAGGTAATAAGAGGTGATATCAATAAATTATTATCGCCACCAAACCCAAATGAATATGCGCAGTTACCTGAAAAGCCCATAGCATCCGGATCAAATGAAGAGGGAGGAATAACTGGAACCCAATTAAAACCGTCACCATCAAGATCTGCTAACGTCCAGCCTGTTGGCATCACACCGGGTGTAGCAGAACTAAATGTTTCATTAAAAATTGTTGTTTGAGCATTTAGACTTACAGCCGCTGCAGTTAATGCTCCAAAGAGTAAAAGTGATTTCATCATAATGTAATAATTAAAAGATTAAGCCTTTTTATAATATTAAAATATAGAAGATTTACTAAGAGTTCCGCATTAAAACAACTCTTTTATTATGCAATCTTCAGCAGCAAAAATATTTTAACTGATAATAAAAACAAACTTTTAATTCTAAAAAATGTGATTTTTAATTAAATTAAGTATTAATATGTTTTTTTATAGGTTAATTTTCATATATAAAATATTTAAAGTGAAAAAAATAAAAAAAACGCCCCGGAATACGGAGCGTTTTATAAGGTAAAATTAATTTTACTATTTCGCGTAATTCTCAAAAAACAGCGGAATACTTTCGATTCCTTTGTAGAAATTGAATAATCCATAATGCTCATTAGGGGAATGAATGGCATCAGAATCAAGCCCGAATCCCATTAAAACAGACTTAGCACCTAAAACCTTTTCAAACATTGATGTAATAGGAATACTTCCTCCTCCTCTGTACGGAAGAACCTCTTTCCCGAATGCCGTTTCCATGGCCTGTTTTGCTGCTAAAAACTCTTTTGTATCAGTCGGTAAAACGTAAGGCATACCTCCGTGATGCGGTGTAACTTTCACTTTTACATTTTCTGGAGCTATTTTTTTGAAATATGCTGTGAATTTTTCCGTAATCTCTTCCGGAGTCTGATATGGAACCAGACGCATTGAAATTTTAGCAAATGCCTTTGAAGGGATCACTGTTTTCGCACCTTCTCCAGTATAACCACCCCAGATTCCGTTGCAGTCTAAAGTAGGACGGATAGAGGTTCTCTCAAGCGTTGTATAGCCTTCTTCACCTTCTACTCCGCTCAATCCGATAGATTTTTTGAATTCTTCAGGATTGTCTTTTAATTTATTCATCTCAGCTCTTTCTTCGTCTGAAACATCTTCCACATTGTCATAAAAACCGTCAATCGTAATTTGCCCGTCTTCATCGATCAACTTTGCAATCATTCTAGAAAGCACATGAATCGGGTTTGGAACGGCTCCACCGTAAAGCCCGGAATGCAGGTCTCTGTTTGGTCCCTCCACTTCTACTTCTACATAGCTTAACCCTCTTAAACCGGTTGTAACAGTCGGTTGCTCGTTGCTATAAATGTGAGTATCGGAAATTAAAATACAGTCGCAAGATAATTTTTCTTTGTTTTCATTAACAAAATCTCCCAGACTTACAGAACCAACTTCCTCTTCTCCTTCTAAAATAAATTTAACATTGCAAGGAAGAGAATTCGTTTTCATCATCGCTTCAAAAGCCTTTAAATGCATGAAAAACTGTCCTTTATCGTCCGCAGAACCTCTTGCAAAGATGGCACCGTCCGGATGAAGCTCAGTTTTTTCGATATAAGGCTCGAAAGGTGGTTTTGTCCACAATTCCAAAGGATCGGCTGGCTGAACATCATAATGTCCGTAAACCAAAACCGTCGGCAAGCTTTTATCTAAAAATTTTTCTCCAAAAACGATAGGATATCCTTTTGTCTGGCAGATTTCCACATTGTCGGCTCCTGCATTTTTAAGGTATCCCGCTACGACATCCGCACACTTCAATACGTCATTTTTGTACGCCGGATCTGCAGAAATAGAAGGAATTCTCAATAACTCGAATAATTCATCCACGAAACGCTGCTTGTTTTCGTTGATGTAATTTAATGTCTCTTGCATTGTAAATTTTTGTTTTGCTAAAAGTAAAAAAATTGCCCCGCAGGAACAAACAAAAACATATAATTTTCCTCAGGTTTATGATTATCCTGCTTTAAGCTGATTGATATATAATCATCTTATCCTTTGATTTGATAATGTTCTTAAATTTTGGTTTGTATTTTTCTCACCATTTCCGCAAAGTTTGTTATGCTGAAAGCATCTAAGTATAGGATTAGAAATAGTCTGGAAAGATTTGAGCCTAGACGCTTTCAGCATGACAGACTTTATGGATATTTTCAAATGTTTAAATAAACGACTGCCACCTAGCCCCGATTGCAGCATTTGTTTGAGCTCATTTTTTGGGTTTCGGGCGGCGGCTTTGCCGCCGCCCGAAACCCAAAAAATAGCGAGTGCGGAAAGCGGAATAAAGCTCCAAAAAAAAATGTCCCGCATTTCTGCAGGACATTTATATTGTAATAATTAGTGTTCAGCCTTTGGAGTCTGAGATCCTTCCGGTATCGGAGTGGTTTCAGGATGTGTCTTACCCTCTTCTTTATGTTGTACAGCACCGGCAGTATCCGTTTTTGTAGGAGTTTCATGACCTCCATGTGCATCTCCTCTGTATTCGGAAAGCTTGTCCTGCTCACCACTTGTCTGCTCGTCATCAGAGTATCTTTCTACTCCTTCTTCCAGCTTCAGTGTACCTTTATTACCTCCAGCCTGGATTTTCTTACAGCTTACAGCAACAGTAACAAGGGCTAAACATATAACTAATTTTTTCATATGTAAAATTTATTTTTTAAAAGGTCGATGGAATCGCATTATTGTAGCCGGTTATACTTAATTTTAACAGCAAGCGATTTCATGCTTTAATTTTTAATTGCCCAAAATTAAGGATTCCTATTTTTTTCGGCAACATTTTTATACTGATTTTAATATTATTTTTCCTTTTTTGGACTGTGTAAAAATAAGGTAATTTTCCCCGCCATCTTTTATACCATATTTCTTTTTAATTTCTTCCGGTTTTAAAGGATAGTTTTTCGAAATAATATTAAACTGGTTTTTCTTTTTAATCTGCTTAGCATCAGTAATTTCCATTTCAAAAATCCTTCCGGGAAAGTTGATAATTTTCTGTGATGATGTATAAATATGGGTATTCGGATGTAGCTTTTTTACCTTAAATTTTTCTGAAATCAGATTAAAAACTCCCGCCTTCAAAATCGAATTATTGGGAATATAAATGAATTTTTCGGGTTCAGAGTATTCTGCAACGGCATTTTCTTCATCATTAAACTGAAATTCAAACCCAGGTTCTTCACTTTCCAGATTCAAACATTTGCAAACAATCTTCCCGGAATTGTGATTGGATAAGAAAATAACAACTTCCTTTACATCATTTTTTACCGCGACAACTTCGATCCTGAAAATATTCGGCAAAACAGAAACTAAATATTTCAAATCGATCAGAGGAGACAATTTTATAACCACTTCTTTTGAAATGAAAAGCAATTTTTCCTGAATTTCAATAATATTCGGTGACAGGTCCTCCAAAAGAAAGACTTTATTTTTATTGTTGTCCCTTCTCGCGGGATCAAGGTAAATTACATCAAAAATTTCTTTGTTTTCACTAAGAAAATCTTCTAATTTCTGATTAATAAATGTTGCTTTTTTACCTAAAGTATTCCAATTATGTTCAACAATATCTAAAAGTTCGGAATTTTGTTCGACAAGGGTAATTTCACCAAAATTTTGGGACAAATAATAAGCGTCGATCCCAAAACCACTCGTAAGATCAATAAACTTCTTACCTTTTAATAGGTCTGATTTGTAAAGTGCTGTTTTTTCCGATGATGATTGTTCCAGATTGAGTTGTGGTGGAAAAATTATGCCTTCCTTCAATAAAAACGGAAATTTTTTCTGTGCAACCTGCTTTCCTTTAATTTGCTGCACAATTTCCTGCATCGAAACTTCTGGAAATGGGGATTTTTTTAATAATAAAGAGTGCAAATCTGTGTTTAGATTTGCATTGATATAGTCTTGGATTTCTTTATTTAAAATTTTGTTTCCCACAGATTTCACAAATTTCACAGATCTTACTATTCAAACTTAATTAATAATACCGTTAACTTTTCTAATTATGCTTTTATCAATATAATCTGTATTAAAGTTAACTAAAATTCCTAGTTTTAACTTAGTCAGTTTCAAGTACGTTATTAATTGTTTATGGTGAATATTATTAATTTCATGAATTGATTTTATCTCAATTATCACTTTATCTTCAACAATAATATCAGCAATAAAACTTGTATCAACAAAAACACCTTTATATTCAATCGGAATTTGAACTTGGCTTTTGACATTTAAACCATTACTTTGTAATTCATAAATCAATATTTTTTCATAAACTTTTTCCAATAAACCTGGTCCAAGTTCATTATACACAGAAAATATTGATTTTCTAATGTAAAAACTAATTTCATTTTCATTCATTTGTGTATTCTTATTGTAATTTTTTGCTTACAAATCTGTGTTATCTGAGAAATCTGTGGGAATAATATTACTCAAACTTTATCTTTTGTAAAAAATATAATCCGTCAAAATCGGTTCTACTCCGTTTTGCTTCAATAAAGAATTGATCTGCCCTCTGTGATAAGTCGAGTGATTAATGGCGTGAAATAGCATTTCGAAAATAGTATTTTCAAACTTTGCTCCTTTTGAAGTTTGATACACCATTCTCTGATCTAGATCCGAGTTTTCAACAATCTGAATACTTTTTTTAAAGTTTTGATGATTAATTGCTTCCAGATTTTCAAACGGATTGATTTGCCAGACTTCAAAAGAATTTTCTCCAAGAATCCTTGAATTCCAGATTTGTTGGGCATTCAGTGTGTGATTGATTAAACTGATCGTTTTTTCATCAACTTTCGAGATATTTTCGGTGACTATTTTGATCATTTCTTTATTGAAATGATAGGTATATTCAAATAAATCGATTAACTTTTCTTTCATTATTCAAACATTTCTGCCCAACGGACAGCTTTTATTTCTTTTTCATTATAAAGTTCTTCAACTGATTTTTTAACCTCTAAGGTTGGATATAAATTAACACCAATTAATTTTATTTTTCCTTCTTCGACCCATTTTTGCTCCTGAACAGCATGATCATAAATTTCCTTTTGGATAATTTCCTGCTTTAAAAGCTCAAGATAACCGCCATTTTCTTCGATTTCTACAAAGAAAGCCCAGGATTTTTCTGCAATCTGTTTCGTAACATCTTCTACATAATAACTCCCGTTTGAAGCATCCTCAAACACATTGATGATACTTTCGTAAGCCAGAACAATCTGCTGTTTGAAAGAAATCTCCTCAGAATTATCCGTACTTCTGTCAACCAGATAATTATTGCTGAAAACGGCATCAGCACCACCAATCATCGCAGAAGCCAACTCTAAAGTGGAACGGATAAGGTTATTTTCACTGTCTGAAACAGCTTTATTTCTCAACGAAGTTTCTG
This region includes:
- a CDS encoding T9SS-dependent choice-of-anchor J family protein is translated as MMKSILLFGALTAAIAGLNAQTTVFLEEFNTVDGSTMLAPNWAWQDLNGNAGRWRSGDFTSATAAIGFSGNTAYCSGNNFDVLLASPAISIPAGASTLTYKVALSSFFGSGSANSTYNVYVLPASSTFTSTLTPLFTETITTVDTISEKTIDLSSFAGQAVKIYFRHFNSGIKYLFMDDVKVTSSSVLATSETQNKAQTGIYPNPATDFISIKSKSEIISTEVYDATGRKVGSQLKSDKVDVRNLLPGSYILNINTKEGKTSSKFIKKD
- a CDS encoding T9SS type A sorting domain-containing protein; this translates as MMKSLLLFGALTAAAVSLNAQTTIFNETFSSATPGVMPTGWTLADLDGDGFNWVPVIPPSSFDPDAMGFSGNCAYSFGFGGDNNLLISPLITLPAGSLTLTFQVGEFTSDGFLTPNSRYAVYVLPAANTYTGTETPIITETITTGDVAITKTIDISSFAGQSVKLYFRHYPTDLQTLLLDNVTITSATLGTSETGNKEQVGIYPNPATDFITIKSKSEIISTEVYDATGRKVGSQLKSDKVDVRNLLPGNYILNINTKEGKTSSKFIKKN
- a CDS encoding DinB family protein, which produces MKEKLIDLFEYTYHFNKEMIKIVTENISKVDEKTISLINHTLNAQQIWNSRILGENSFEVWQINPFENLEAINHQNFKKSIQIVENSDLDQRMVYQTSKGAKFENTIFEMLFHAINHSTYHRGQINSLLKQNGVEPILTDYIFYKR
- a CDS encoding GxxExxY protein, coding for MNENEISFYIRKSIFSVYNELGPGLLEKVYEKILIYELQSNGLNVKSQVQIPIEYKGVFVDTSFIADIIVEDKVIIEIKSIHEINNIHHKQLITYLKLTKLKLGILVNFNTDYIDKSIIRKVNGIIN
- a CDS encoding T9SS-dependent choice-of-anchor J family protein codes for the protein MIRQILLLSAFSVAFLHVKAQTVLLNETFTVAADDNSLPPGWTSPDMDDPWYSSITAVNSLLSPMGFTGQVALSNTNSTNPEDLLISPQVNLPLGGASTLTYKVGVITLGGQYPGNAHYALYILPAATTFTGSGTPVLEEVITVPDQAITKTISLASFAGQNVKLYFRHSNTSEMYMALDDVNVTAPTVLGTSETGNKTQVGIYPNPATDFITIKSKSEIISTEIYDATGRKVGSQLKSDKVDVKNLLPGNYILNVNTKEGKASSKFIKKD
- a CDS encoding T9SS-dependent choice-of-anchor J family protein, which produces MMKSLLLFGALAAAAVSLNAQTTIFNETFQTSSGTLAPGWAFQNLNNSTSSVGWRSQDETASTDPMGFSGDTAGSGGSDLDNLLISPSIVLPASSSTLTYKVAAFESSAYFTPIIANNTYMVYVLPASSTFTSTLTPVLTETITTGNTAITKTIDLSSFAGQAVKLYFRHLSTAFQILILDDVNVTSSMVLGTSETSNKEQVGIYPNPATDFITIKSKSEIISTEVYDATGRKVSSQPKSDKVDVRNLLPGSYILNVNTKEGKTSSKFIKKN
- a CDS encoding dipeptidase, producing the protein MQETLNYINENKQRFVDELFELLRIPSISADPAYKNDVLKCADVVAGYLKNAGADNVEICQTKGYPIVFGEKFLDKSLPTVLVYGHYDVQPADPLELWTKPPFEPYIEKTELHPDGAIFARGSADDKGQFFMHLKAFEAMMKTNSLPCNVKFILEGEEEVGSVSLGDFVNENKEKLSCDCILISDTHIYSNEQPTVTTGLRGLSYVEVEVEGPNRDLHSGLYGGAVPNPIHVLSRMIAKLIDEDGQITIDGFYDNVEDVSDEERAEMNKLKDNPEEFKKSIGLSGVEGEEGYTTLERTSIRPTLDCNGIWGGYTGEGAKTVIPSKAFAKISMRLVPYQTPEEITEKFTAYFKKIAPENVKVKVTPHHGGMPYVLPTDTKEFLAAKQAMETAFGKEVLPYRGGGSIPITSMFEKVLGAKSVLMGFGLDSDAIHSPNEHYGLFNFYKGIESIPLFFENYAK
- a CDS encoding T9SS-dependent choice-of-anchor J family protein encodes the protein MMKSIFLFCTLTVASLSAQTTIFDETFDTPVSDQLPPNWSTQNLNNGDITNRWQSGTVSLAGPMGFSGDVAVSFGDNNSPFDNLLVSPALTLPTGSSTLTYKVAAYESPGIIIPDNIYNVYVLPASGTFTTALTPVFTETVTTGNTALEKTIDLSSFAGQTVILYFRHYGTELQYLFLDDVKVTSPTILATSEVGNKIQIDIYPNPATDFITIKSKSEIRNTEIYDATGRKVHSKLDNNVIDVRHLQSGSYIISIETREGKRAAKFIKK
- a CDS encoding class I SAM-dependent methyltransferase; this translates as MGNKILNKEIQDYINANLNTDLHSLLLKKSPFPEVSMQEIVQQIKGKQVAQKKFPFLLKEGIIFPPQLNLEQSSSEKTALYKSDLLKGKKFIDLTSGFGIDAYYLSQNFGEITLVEQNSELLDIVEHNWNTLGKKATFINQKLEDFLSENKEIFDVIYLDPARRDNNKNKVFLLEDLSPNIIEIQEKLLFISKEVVIKLSPLIDLKYLVSVLPNIFRIEVVAVKNDVKEVVIFLSNHNSGKIVCKCLNLESEEPGFEFQFNDEENAVAEYSEPEKFIYIPNNSILKAGVFNLISEKFKVKKLHPNTHIYTSSQKIINFPGRIFEMEITDAKQIKKKNQFNIISKNYPLKPEEIKKKYGIKDGGENYLIFTQSKKGKIILKSV